The nucleotide sequence CCTTCTTCACGTCTTCGTACCAGCCCTTGTACATTTCGACAGACTTGGTGTCGCCGAGAGCTTCGCAGATGTCCATCATTTCAAGGAGAGCCTTAGCATACAGGCCCGTGTTGAAGGAGGATTCTGCACCAAGCGGGAGGTTCATGCAGTCGTTCCAGTCGGCAAAGCCGAGGAGCGGAAGGCCGTGCTTACCGAGGTGAGTACGGGTAAAGTTGAGAGAACGCTTGAGGTGTTCGAGCACGGTGCCCTTTTCACGCTGAGCGCGCTTCTTGCCGGCTTCGTAGAACGGAACTTCCTTCTTGAGGAGGTCCATCTTGCCGGTTTCCTTGAGGTAGTTGGCAATAGTGAGAACGATCCACAGGTGGTCGTCACCATACCAGTCAGCGTAAGCCGGGTTGCCGTTTTCGTCGAGCACACCCTTCTTTTCGCGGGAGTCACCGGCGTTAGCTTCGTTGCCGTTGTCTTCAGCAAGGGCGAGCGGAGCGTACTGGTGCATGGCGTTACCTTCCGGACGCTGCACAGAGAGCAGGTTCAAGGCGAGTTCCAATGCTTCTTCCGGCATGTGGCTCATCACGCCCATAAGGTCCTGGCTGGAGTCACGGTAACCGATACCGCGGCTGGTGCCGTAGCCCAGCTGATACAGGGACAGGTAGCGGCTCCAGTTCTTGGTGGTGTGGCACTGACGCGGGTTGTGCACGTTCACCATGGAGTTGAACGCTGCATCCGGAGTCTGCACCTGGATCGTAGAGAGGTACTTTTCCCAGAACTTGGCGAGTTCGTCGAAAGCCTTGTCAACGTTCTTCAAGTCGCGGTACTTGGCGATAGCCTTGGAGGCAACCTTCAGGCTCTGTTCCTGACCGAGCTGGGTGCAGGTGCGGAAGGTCTTGCCGGCGGCAATCTTGCCAGCGTGGATCATGAGAGCGGCAATGTTGTCGCCACGATCGCATTCGCTGTTGGAAAGTTCTTTGTTGGCGAGGCTGAGCGGAGCGGCCCAGGAACCCATTTCGTTTGCACCGAGGAACACGCGGCGGTCACCATCGAAGCTACCGACCTTGCAGTTTGCAGTCACATAGTTCACGGCGAAGTCACGCTTCATGTAAGCGTACTGTTCGAGCACCACGTGGCCGTCCTTTTCCCAGTGGCCCTTGAGGGTCATGGTCTGCGGAACCCAGTCGGCGTTGGTGAGCTGCTTTTCAGCTTCGAAGTGGCTGAATTCATAAACCGGGATAATGTCCACTTCCTTGGAAGCCTTGTCGAGGTTCGTGACCTGGATGTCCTGAAGGAGAGTGTTGGAGCCGGTCGGAACGAAAATCGTCACCTGCGTACGGAGGCCTTCGCATTCGGCGATCCAGCGCATGTAAGAAAGACCCACGTGGCATTCCCACTTCTTCATCTTGGTAAGAGTCGG is from uncultured Fibrobacter sp. and encodes:
- a CDS encoding glycosyl transferase; this translates as MATKQTKKSAPKAKKVAAKTAAKYGYFDDAKKEYVLTTPATPIKWCNYVGTLNFGGIVDTTGGTLVCKGDPALNRITKYIAQMPCSDFKASTIYIRVKNAKGYTVFSPFVVPTLTKMKKWECHVGLSYMRWIAECEGLRTQVTIFVPTGSNTLLQDIQVTNLDKASKEVDIIPVYEFSHFEAEKQLTNADWVPQTMTLKGHWEKDGHVVLEQYAYMKRDFAVNYVTANCKVGSFDGDRRVFLGANEMGSWAAPLSLANKELSNSECDRGDNIAALMIHAGKIAAGKTFRTCTQLGQEQSLKVASKAIAKYRDLKNVDKAFDELAKFWEKYLSTIQVQTPDAAFNSMVNVHNPRQCHTTKNWSRYLSLYQLGYGTSRGIGYRDSSQDLMGVMSHMPEEALELALNLLSVQRPEGNAMHQYAPLALAEDNGNEANAGDSREKKGVLDENGNPAYADWYGDDHLWIVLTIANYLKETGKMDLLKKEVPFYEAGKKRAQREKGTVLEHLKRSLNFTRTHLGKHGLPLLGFADWNDCMNLPLGAESSFNTGLYAKALLEMMDICEALGDTKSVEMYKGWYEDVKKAFNDSAWDGKWWVRWFDKQGNAYGTNKAKYGKIYCNSQSWSVISGIATGDRAVMGMDSLNKLLNTANGVKSSTPGYRGFDPNVGGISTYPPGAKENGGIFLHTNPWVMIAETILGRGDKAFQYYSQINPAAKNTKLDEFESEPYCYPQNILGDEHKQFGMGRNAWLSGTSSWTYQAATQFIIGVRASFKGLIVNPCIPSSWDGFKVTRKFRGATYEIEVKNPKHVCKGVAEMIVDGKKIDADVAPIFTKGVHKVVVTLG